The following are encoded together in the Penaeus chinensis breed Huanghai No. 1 chromosome 20, ASM1920278v2, whole genome shotgun sequence genome:
- the LOC125036158 gene encoding uncharacterized protein LOC125036158 → MWAAGARAVPLPQTGPQDIHPDGPHQEADPTQASVAGPSGERLLPSALGKPVDVVRLVHPTLAQGVASLEELGFSGPSQGPDQVDHFGVGSTQGFGGFGDFGGAGGFGSG, encoded by the exons ATGTGGGCGGCGGGGGCTAGGGCGGTCCCCCTACCCCAGACAGGACCTCAGGATATACACCCGGATGGACCCCACCAAGAAGCGGATCCAACGCAG GCCTCCGTCGCCGGGCCTTCGGGAGAGCGCCTCCTTCCCTCGGCCCTCGGGAAACCCGTGGATGTGGTGCGGCTGGTCCACCCGACCCTGGCCCAGGGCGTGGCGTCCCTGGAGGAACTGGGCTTCTCCGGGCCGAGCCAAGGGCCTGATCAGGTGGACCACTTCGGCGTCGGCTCGACCCAGGGCTTCGGCGGCTTCGGCGACTTCGGCGGCGCAGGAGGCTTCGGCAGCGGCTGA
- the LOC125035776 gene encoding mucin-19-like has protein sequence MASLAAMALAIPVLLTGEHLALRGAGRSASHTLGEEISMDLTQEALSGGLSGRPFSLSTGGFNPAVVSQPTRVIVQTVPVVVDIVNRTHGSLIPHSQQSTAFAAPPLEARTNFGEGFFSPGFRGFQQQVNNVDPFAFPPFFDSQLEGAAGQGNPENSSPGAGADTSQGSSSNSMADLIGMPVSVVATVNRKGAALVDGISEQNAVLSIGPQDQADQSPQEPQLPAENAAAALVPSAEVLGEASVDTSDTLSASTATASLDQPTESISLGQSVSVALAAQESSVNPISGDVPQDQPDTLASASGSGKALDAAEGSDLNTMNESAIEENLPIPAALSTFAALGTPPIFRGETNKNLQQLMKTLTSKGAATGSPSADSGTITPQVHPDNSHLAASSGNIGQVSGQVLTEQTFPAVTELTVIPMGMMATSGHAGGAGVDNIASAVPSPSIIQAEVRSLSINNPTSSLSVSVPEKMSVTQMLAQQVKQAMSGLDTSLQVLPFASGGLSGPAVGEASVADPSAPIVISRIGVIDAQDTLLSSVGEQMQTSTNAGESLSHNAGLTHLNVAPGGSTDASVQGLLGNGDTAAIGVLGSAAVDLAMAHGEPSVTVQVQGASTSTDAQAPHSPTSATVSQTTSDVTSQVASNLEALARPGLAIAHGQPVLTGVSVNTIGNQGIAQGQDFPVTGTSAGLSLGNQGSSEKTSGLELSASTADTVTGANQSPVPVSKIAQDMKRLHGLPALDITGVVSSAATSNVTASGLSNLVVSLGSASKQIGEETGPVATSRIGLAPVVASFATGEAINTSPATATLAAPLVLNNGPHSFPKDMHINKGAVIPNPTTPTPVTTTQKAPSSPSSAIKVTNFSTCGTLSTTAATSTNKPLADVTEAAVGTQTTHTKSASASSQLFPDQSTSRPILPAVSPSLQAGSEQQAAKIAIGKSVLSSAVGSSASLGSSGAKGLEEPKTTGTPVTTGSIGNTATSTSTGSTVNIETSVAEGSLGNLGQVDTKEPNLPVQNTLQTQTVVTDIKTQGNTVQQQTQQDVHTTASEIGRQASGIPGIVLALPLNSLFSPSAFQGVSGNPGSATGTFLENFSITSDPNQFVQLLRNFHSAQSPSDGRGNSVDASFVKSLPASVLATSHGQTVLKANTQTTSSLATAAPVTPVSFSSAPVTPDPVSSAPVTPVSFSSAPVTPVPVLSAPVTQIPNTSSAPQPPLPSVSTSRPRVVSVISPSGSITFMSEEQARLTTSLGFGVPLQAAAGNASTVTGLKSIQEPPLTTQGNTLKRELPSTSVAPATLSHKELLPRSKSCLESVQQNKIWQKHSISVALQMALVVRKHVDNSPQSHKLTGNASNNISFPITCIHFCKVQFNKNKNNHCITSSLSDIQCSASEFIWYHWNQNKHVTGYDSRL, from the exons ATGGCTTCGCTGGCAGCCATGGCTTTGGCGATCCCGGTTTTGTTAACGGGGGAGCACCTGGCCTTGCGCGGGGCGGGGCGTTCGGCTTCCCACACTTTGGGGGAGGAAATTTCAATGGATTTAACGCAGGAGGCTCTTTCAGGCGGCTTGAGTGGCCGGCCCTTCTCGCTGTCGACCGGCGGCTTCAACCCCGCCGTCGTGTCCCAGCCAACGCGTGTCATTGTGCAGACAGTGCCGGTGGTGGTCGACATTGTGAACCGCACCCACGGATCCTTGATTCCGCACTCCCAGCAGTCGACTGCCTTCGCGGCGCCCCCTCTAGAAGCAAGGACCAACTTCGGAGAAGGGTTTTTCAGTCCCGGATTTAGGGGCTTTCAGCAGCAGGTCAATAACGTCGACCCTTtcgcattccctcccttcttcgacTCCCAGCTGGAGGGAGCAGCTGGGCAAGGAAACCCAGAGAACTCTAGCCCCGGCGCAGGAGCAGACACGTCTCAAGGAAGTTCCTCAAACTCTATGGCGGATCTGATCGGTATGCCAGTAAGTGTGGTCGCTACAGTGAACCGCAAAGGAGCTGCCCTTGTGGACGGAATCTCTGAACAAAATGCTGTTCTGAGTATTGGCCCTCAAGACCAGGCAGATCAGTCACCACAAGAGCCTCAGTTGCCAGCAGAGAATGCAGCCGCTGCCCTCGTCCCTTCAGCTGAGGTTCTGGGTGAGGCGAGTGTCGACACCTCGGATACACTCTCTGCGTCGACGGCCACAGCCTCACTGGATCAACCAACCGAATCGATCTCACTGGGCCAGTCAGTCTCTGTCGCTTTAGCGGCACAAGAGTCTAGTGTCAATCCCATAAGTGGCGATGTCCCTCAAGACCAGCCAGACACCCTAGCCTCTGCAAGTGGAAGTGGAAAGGCCCTGGACGCTGCTGAGGGCTCAGATCTCAACACGATGAATGAAAGCGCAATTGAGGAAAACCTGCCGATCCCTGCTGCTCTGTCTACTTTTGCCGCCTTGGGAACCCCACCCATCTTCAGGGGGGAAACTAACAAAAACCTTCAGCAGTTAATGAAGACGCTGACAAGTAAAGGTGCCGCTACAGGATCCCCGTCAGCAGATTCTGGGACAATAACCCCCCAGGTACATCCAGATAACTCCCACCTTGCAGCTTCTTCGGGGAATATAGGGCAAGTTTCAGGTCAAGTTCTGACAGAACAAACTTTTCCTGCTGTGACAGAACTTACAGTTATACCAATGGGTATGATGGCCACTTCAGGTCACGCAGGCGGTGCTGGTGTAGACAATATTGCTTCAGCAGTGCCATCACCTAGCATTATTCAGGCAGAAGTTAGATCTCTCAGTATAAACAACCCAACTTCTTCATTGTCAGTAAGTGTGCCAGAAAAGATGAGCGTCACCCAAATGCTGGCACAACAAGTCAAGCAGGCCATGTCAGGGTTGGATACATCGCTTCAGGTACTGCCTTTTGCTTCAGGTGGCCTCTCAGGTCCTGCAGTGGGAGAAGCATCCGTGGCGGATCCTTCAGCTCCAATAGTCATCAGCAGAATTGGGGTTATCGATGCCCAGGACACATTGCTGAGTTCAGTTGGTGAGCAAATGCAAACTTCGACTAACGCTGGAGAATCTCTGAGCCACAATGCAGGACTCACACACCTTAATGTAGCCCCTGGAGGATCCACTGATGCCTCTGTGCAAGGTCTCCTCGGTAATGGTGACACTGCTGCCATAGGGGTATTGGGGTCTGCCGCAGTTGACTTGGCAATGGCGCATGGAGAGCCCTCTGTTACAGTACAAGTTCAGGGGGCATCCACTTCGACTGATGCCCAGGCTCCTCACTCTCCAACCAGTGCCACAGTCAGCCAAACTACTAGTGATGTGACATCGCAGGTGGCTTCTAATCTGGAGGCACTGGCTCGCCCTGGCCTCGCAATTGCTCATGGGCAACCTGTGCTTACAGGAGTCAGTGTAAATACAATAGGGAACCAAGGCATAGCACAGGGACAGGACTTTCCTGTCACAGGCACCTCAGCTGGCCTGTCTCTAGGAAATCAAGGCAGTTCAGAAAAAACTTCTGGCCTGGAATTGTCAGCCAGCACTGCAGATACTGTGACAGGAGCAAATCAGTCACCTGTTCCAGTTAGCAAAATAGCACAAGACATGAAGAGACTTCATGGATTGCCTGCTTTGGACATAACTGGTGTTGTTTCCTCAGCAGCCACTTCAAATGTTACTGCATCAGGTTTATCAAATCTTGTTGTCAGTCTAGGTTCTGCCAGTAAGCAAATCGGTGAGGAGACAGGTCCAGTGGCCACTTCAAGAATTGGATTAGCTCCTGTTGTAGCTTCCTTTGCTACAGGAGAAGCCATCAACACTTCACCCGCCACTGCCACGCTGGCAGCACCCTTGGTACTGAATAATGGACCCCATTCCTTCCCAAAAGACATGCATATTAACAAAGGTGCGGTAATTCCCAACCCCACAACACCTACTCCTGTCACCACCACACAAAAGgctccatcatctccctcctctgcAATTAAGGTTACTAACTTCAGCACATGTGGAACCCTTTCCACCACAGCTGCAACCTCCACCAACAAACCACTTGCTGATGTCACAGAAGCTGCAGTTGGGACCCAGACAACACATACCAAGTCTGCATCTGCTTCTTCTCAACTGTTCCCTGACCAAAGCACATCCCGGCCCATCCTCCCTGCTGTTTCACCCTCACTTCAAGCAGGAAGTGAACAACAGGCTGCCAAAATTGCCATTGGGAAATCGGTTTTAAGCTCAGCAGTCGGGTCAAGTGCATCCTTAGGATCTAGTGGAGCTAAAGGGTTAGAAGAACCCAAAACAACAGGAACACCTGTAACAACTGGATCTATTGGAAACACAGCAACAAGTACATCAACTGGATCTACAGTTAACATAGAAACAAGTGTGGCAGAAGGATCCCTTGGAAACTTAGGGCAGGTTGACACTAAGGAACCTAATCTGCCAGTGCAGAACACTTTACAAACACAGACAGTggtgacagacataaagacacagGGAAATACAGTCCAGCAGCAGACACAACAAGATGTCCATACAACCGCTTCAGAAATTGGACGACAAGCAAGCGGGATTCCTGGTATCGTGCTGGCTCTCCCCTTAAACTCTCTTTTCTCGCCTTCAGCTTTCCAGGGAGTCTCAGGGAACCCCGGCTCAGCCACGGGCACCTTCCTAGAAAACTTTTCAATTACCTCTGACCCTAACCAGTTTGTCCAACTGCTCAGAAACTTTCATTCTGCCCAATCACCGTCTGATGGAAGAGGAAACTCAGTAGATGCAAGCTTTGTCAAGAGTCTCCCTGCATCGGTTTTAGCAACCTCTCACGGTCAAACAGTTTTAAAGGCCAATACTCAGACTACATCATCCCTTGCTACAGCAGCTCCTGTAACACCAGTCTCTTTTTCATCAGCCCCTGTAACACCAGACCCTGTTTCATCAGCTCCTGTAACACCAGTCTCTTTTTCATCAGCCCCTGTAACACCAGTCCCTGTTTTATCAGCCCCTGTAACACAAATTCCTAATACATCATCCGCCCCacaacccccccttccttctgtgAGCACAAGCAGACCCCGAGTGGTGTCTGTTATATCCCCTTCAGGATCAATCACATTTATGTCTGAAGAACAGGCCAGACTAACCACTTCTCTGGGTTTTGGCGTGCCCCTCCAAGCTGCAGCAGGAAATGCATCTACAGTCACTGGGCTGAAAAGTATACAGGAACCTCCACTCACAACGCAAGGAAACACATTGAAGAGAGAATTGCCTTCAACATCT GTGGCACCAGCAACACTAAGTCACAAGGAGTTACTTCCTAG ATCTAAAAGTTGTCTTGAGAGTGTGCAACAAAATAAGATCTGGCAAAAGCACAGTATCTCTGTGGCTCTACAAATGGCCCTAGTTGTCAGAAAACATGTAGACAACAGTCCTCAGTCTCA TAAACTTACAGGAAATGCATCTAATAACATTTCCTTTCCAATCACCTGCATCCACTTCTGT AAGGTTCAG ttcaacaagaacaaaaacaaccacTGCATAACAAGCAGTCTTTCTGACATCCAATGCTCTGCATCAGAATTTATCTGGTACCACTGGAACCAAAATAAGCATGTGACTGGCTATGACTCTAGATTGTAA
- the LOC125036157 gene encoding failed axon connections homolog isoform X2 yields MLFITDMDFSIGLPGSKLLICYIIHAIWVSLYVSIHSFIGPHPLCNACDKRVLLQVDHFTSSDCMCNIMWRWAYDPECYVSSLTHWGTLLPFHWFYRPIVGRLLRFQAFMQGIGRHKQPEVLVMGYEDLQALSVYLGAKPFLTGDKPAEVDCALFGFLAQVVWNSAGSPYLQLLESDCTNLQAYCHRIKEKFWPDWGQCLNPPQSEIVQ; encoded by the exons atgttgtttattaCTGACATGGATTTCTCAATTGGTCTTCCTGGTTCAAAATTACTTATATGCTATATTATACATGCAATTTGGGTAAGTTTGTATGTGTCAATCCATTCCTTCATAGGTCCCCATCCACTTTGTAATGCATGTGACAAAAGGGTACTGCTGCAAGTTGATCACTTCACCTCATCTGAttgcat GTGTAACATCATGTGGAGGTGGGCGTATGACCCTGAGTGCTATGTGTCGTCCCTTACTCACTGGGGGACGTTGTTACCATTTCACTGGTTCTACCGTCCCATTGTAGGCCGGCTCCTTAGATTCCAGGCCTTTATGCAAGGGATTGGTCGCCACAAACAACCTGAAGTGCTTGTAATGGGATACGAAGACCTGCAGGCATTGTCTGTTTATTTGG GAGCGAAACCCTTTTTAACAGGTGACAAACCTGCCGAGGTAGACTGTGCCTTGTTTGGATTTCTGGCACAGGTTGTGTGGAACTCTGCTGGCTCTCCTTACTTGCAGCTGCTTGAAA GCGATTGCACAAACCTCCAAGCTTATTGCCATCGCATCAAGGAGAAGTTCTGGCCAGATTGGGGACAGTGCCTCAATCCACCACAGTCTGAGATCGTCCAGTAG
- the LOC125036157 gene encoding failed axon connections homolog isoform X1 — MFPRGRFCPNLSPFVMKLETYLRMAEIPYQVDFEEPLGPKGKSPWISLNGEEIGDSQLILEMLGPKYDKDFSSHLSTEQLAIARAMRIMIEDHFLWCLAVWRFDIDAGQAFLNSIEAPYILRFVIALFRRRIVGASRVQGMGRHSHEEVTEMGRKDLKALSLCLGAKPFLTGDKPAEVDCALFGFLAQVVWNSAGSPYLQLLESDCTNLQAYCHRIKEKFWPDWGQCLNPPQSEIVQ; from the exons ATGTTCCCTCGAGGACGCTTCTGCCCCAACCTCTCGCCTTTTGTCATGAAGCTCGAGACTTACCTGAGAATGGCCGAAATTCCGTACCAG GTCGACTTCGAGGAGCCTCTGGGGCCAAAGGGAAAGAGTCCCTGGATCTCCTTAAATGGGGAGGAGATCGGAGACTCGCAGCTGATCCTAGAGATGCTCGGCCCTAAGTACGACAAGGACTTCAGCTCCCACCTGAGCACTGAGCAGCTAGCCATTGCCCGAGCCATGAGGATCATGATTGAGGACCACTTCTTGTG GTGCCTGGCAGTGTGGCGCTTTGACATAGACGCAGGCCAGGCATTTCTTAACAGCATAGAAGCCCCGTACATCCTACGCTTTGTGATAGCATTGTTCAGGAGGAGGATCGTGGGTGCGTCCAGGGTGCAGGGCATGGGGCGGCACAGCCACGAGGAGGTGacggaaatggggaggaaggatcTCAAGGCTTTGTCTTTGTGCCTGG GAGCGAAACCCTTTTTAACAGGTGACAAACCTGCCGAGGTAGACTGTGCCTTGTTTGGATTTCTGGCACAGGTTGTGTGGAACTCTGCTGGCTCTCCTTACTTGCAGCTGCTTGAAA GCGATTGCACAAACCTCCAAGCTTATTGCCATCGCATCAAGGAGAAGTTCTGGCCAGATTGGGGACAGTGCCTCAATCCACCACAGTCTGAGATCGTCCAGTAG
- the LOC125036043 gene encoding translation initiation factor IF-2-like, whose product MPTKVKEAKAAPPAKNETPKKAAKIAKKVEEEEAKVMEIKVEDIKVEKTKTVETPTPKKTPEKTGKKTPERVGPEEPKEEMEVEDVKEKVEGSKKSRRRKKRKRTVKAEDTETKENESLPKKTKTDLEVPSEKMQKKTGKKTPKEEEPEEPKEEKEGEDTKEKVEGGEKAKKKRKRKRKRKRSEKAEEAEAKENESPQKKKKTNANVPDEKLELEGELLDMHAKRKTDLCERTLVIKMKKFKQEYMKQRPDMCKDALFYGIKFGKLCFVVYKSKAEAEEKLTKLKKNPEVNHAWHWKQQQINATVNPYTLFVEHLPKGTTEEELQKMFPTTTAIHYDTNKLFVNLAFSTKEDAETVFRESENLKLKDVGITVLFGKYGYSWEREPRRGTEKQFKPSTD is encoded by the exons ATGCCCACTAAAGTAAAAGAAGCAAAGGCCGCACCTCCAGCCAAAAACGAAACGCCAAAGAAGGCTGCCAAGATAGCCaagaaggtagaagaagaggaagccaAGGTCATGGAAATTAAGGTCGAGGATATCAAGGTCGAGAAAACCAAAACCGTGGAAACTCCCACACCCAAAAAGACCCCCGAGAAGACCGGTAAAAAGACCCCCGAGAGAGTGGGACCCGAGGAACccaaagaggagatggaagtagaggatgtgaaagagaaggtggaaggaagcaaaaagtcaaggaggaggaagaagaggaagaggacagtgAAGGCAGAAGATACAGAGACCAAGGAAAACGAGTCATtgccaaaaaagacaaaaacagaccTTGAGGTACCCAGTGAAAAG ATGCAAAAGAAGACGGGCAAGAAGACCCCAAAGGAGGAGGAACCCGAGGAAcccaaagaagagaaggaaggagaggacaccaaggagaaggtggaagggggtgaAAAggccaagaagaagaggaagaggaaaaggaagaggaagaggtcagAGAAGGCAGAAGAGGCAGAGGCTAAGGAAAATGAGTCccctcagaagaagaaaaaaacaaatgctaATGTACCAGATGAAAAG CTGGAGCTTGAAGGGGAGCTGTTGGACATGCATGCCAAGCGTAAGACTGATCTCTGCGAGCGGACCCTTGTCATCAAAATGAAGAAATTCAAACAAGAGTACATGAAACAGAGGCCAGATATGTGTAAGGATGCACTCTTCTATGGCATAAAGTT TGGAAAATTGTGCTTCGTGGTTTACAAGTCGAAGGCAGAGGCCGAGGAGAAGTTGACTAAACTGAAGAAAAATCCAGAAGTGAACCACGCATGGCATTGGAAGCAACAGCAGATCAATGCAACTGTGAATCCATACAC ATTGTTTGTTGAGCATTTACCAAAGGGGACTACAGAGGAGGAATTGCAGAAAATGTTCCCAACCACCACAGCCATACACTATGATACAAACAAACT CTTTGTCAATCTGGCCTTTTCAACCAAGGAAGATGCTGAGACAGTCTTCAGAGAATCCGAAAATCTGAAGCTGAAGGATGTGGGGATCACTGTACTTTTCGGCAAATATGGCTACAGCTGGGAGCGGGAACCCAGGAGAGGAACTG AAAAGCAATTTAAACCTTCAACGGATTGA
- the LOC125035973 gene encoding uncharacterized protein LOC125035973, whose amino-acid sequence MPSKVKETKAAPPVKKVETPKKAGKKGKKGKKVVEVETEVVETKVEETKVVEAPAPKKNSRKRGKKGAKKVEAKEAKEEMEVEDAKEKVEAEEAKENAEAEDTKEKAEGGEKAKRRRKRKRSEKPEDTEAKENESPKKKKKTNPNVPDEKLELTGELLGIYAKRKTSICERTLIVRMKKFKAEYFKTRPDIFKDAVSYGVKFGKMCFVIYESKAEAEKKLTELQKSPDVQIARQWDQRQIIATVNPYTLFVEHLPEGTTEEDLQKTFPTTTAMHYDAGKRFVNLAFSTKEDAETVFRKSEDLKMNGAGITVLFGKYGYNWERNPGKEQKSN is encoded by the exons ATGCCCTCGAAAGTAAAGGAAACAAAGGCCGCCCCTCCAGTCAAGAAGGTTGAAACCCCAAAGAAGGCTGGCAAGAAAGGCAAGAAAGGCAAGAAGGTCGTGGAGGTGGAAACCGAAGTCGTGGAAACCAAAGTAGAGGAAACCAAAGTCGTGGAAGCTCCCGCACCCAAAAAGAACTCCAGGAAGAGGGGTAAGAAGGGTGCCAAGAAGGTGGAAGCCAAGGAAgccaaagaggagatggaggtagaggacgccaaggaaaaggtggaagcaGAGGAAGCCAAAGAAAATGCGGAGGCAGAGGACACCAAAGAGAAGGCGGAAGGAGGTGAAAaggccaagaggaggaggaagaggaagaggtcagAGAAGCCAGAAGATACAGAGGCTAAGGAAAACGAATCtcccaagaagaagaaaaagacaaaccctAACGTACCAGATGAGAAG TTGGAGCTTACAGGGGAGCTGTTGGGCATCTATGCCAAGCGTAAGACCAGCATCTGTGAGCGGACTCTCATCGTCAGAATGAAGAAATTCAAGGCAGAGTACTTCAAGACAAGGCCAGATATTTTTAAGGATGCAGTCTCCTATGGGGTTAAGTT CGGAAAAATGTGCTTCGTGATTTATGAATCAAAAGCAGAAGCCGAGAAGAAGTTGACTGAACTACAGAAAAGTCCTGATGTGCAAATTGCAAGGCAGTGGGACCAGCGGCAAATCATTGCAACCGTAAATCCATACAC GTTGTTTGTTGAACATTTACCAGAGGGGACTACAGAGGAGGATTTGCAGAAAACATTCCCAACTACGACGGCCATGCACTATGATGCAGGCAAACG CTTTGTCAACCTGGCCTTCTCAACCAAAGAGGATGCAGAGACTGTTTTCAGAAAATCCGAAGATCTGAAGATGAACGGTGCGGGGATCACAGTACTTTTCGGCAAATATGGCTACAACTGGGAACGTAACCCAGGAAAGGAACAG AAAAGCAATTGA